The following are encoded in a window of Flavobacterium sp. WC2421 genomic DNA:
- a CDS encoding metal-dependent transcriptional regulator codes for MTLSEENYLKAIYHLTVVSNADVSTNAIAEMMETKASSVTDMLKKLAEKDLVNYKKYQGVSLTEPGKLAAKMIVRKHRLWEVFLVDKLDFSWDEVHDIAEQLEHIKSEKLINKLDDFLGNPTEDPHGDPIPNAQGEIFKIEKQLLSELLVNQKGMCVGVKDTSSEFLKYLDKQEIALGSKIEILSKETFDLSLKIKVDGKNLTISNKIASNLFVKTN; via the coding sequence ATGACACTTTCAGAAGAAAATTACCTAAAAGCCATATACCATCTTACCGTAGTTTCAAATGCTGATGTGAGTACTAATGCCATTGCGGAAATGATGGAAACCAAAGCCTCATCAGTTACGGATATGCTTAAAAAATTGGCTGAAAAAGACTTGGTTAATTATAAAAAATACCAAGGCGTTTCCCTAACAGAACCAGGTAAACTAGCTGCCAAAATGATTGTGAGAAAGCACCGCCTTTGGGAAGTTTTCTTGGTAGATAAATTGGATTTTTCATGGGATGAAGTGCATGATATTGCCGAACAATTAGAACACATCAAATCAGAGAAACTCATCAATAAACTAGATGATTTTCTAGGCAACCCCACCGAAGATCCACATGGAGATCCGATACCAAATGCGCAAGGGGAAATATTCAAAATCGAAAAACAATTACTTTCAGAACTTTTGGTAAATCAAAAAGGAATGTGTGTTGGTGTTAAAGACACCTCATCTGAGTTTTTAAAATATCTGGACAAGCAAGAAATTGCTTTGGGTTCTAAAATTGAAATTTTAAGTAAAGAGACTTTTGATTTATCACTAAAAATAAAAGTAGATGGCAAGAATTTGACGATTTCAAATAAGATTGCTAGCAACCTTTTTGTAAAGACAAATTAA
- a CDS encoding Nramp family divalent metal transporter: MGKSLEEVNQSVSTQNKKSVFRKILAFFGPAYLISVGYMDPGNWATDLAGGSQFGYSLLWVLLMSNIMALLLQSLSARLGIVTQRDLAQASRETYSPFINYILYFLAEIAIAACDLAEVLGMAIGINLLFDIPLIEGVMITVLDTFLLLFLINKGIRKMEAFIIALVLVIGVSFIFEMIFAQPEMDKVLLGLIPSMPNETALYIAIGIIGATVMPHNLYLHSSLVQTRKFDRTTEGIKQALKYNFIDSTIALNLAFFVNAAILILAAATFYKIGMHEVAEIQDAHRFLQPLLGTKWAPILFAVALIAAGQSSTVTGTLAGQIIMEGYLNLRIQPWVRRIITRLIAIVPAVIVISIFGEGVTGKLLIFSQVILSLQLGFAIIPLIHFVSDKSKMKGFHIGIWTQIASWIVASIIVVLNAKLVLDEISGWLETSDNPMILWLTVVPLAISFLILLLFIVFKPLITKSKTAFHNHSPHNLKLRFSKSETYDKKNIAVSVDFSSADEVALNSAFELGGIAANYTLIHVVETVGALIYGEHIDDHETLVDEKLLKEYQEMLSEKGFKVSIQLGFGKPNKVIPEIINKGNFDVLVMGTHGHTGFKDLIFGTTVDKLRHKISIPLYIVKN; encoded by the coding sequence ATGGGTAAGTCGTTAGAAGAAGTAAACCAATCGGTTTCCACTCAAAATAAGAAATCAGTTTTCCGAAAAATATTAGCCTTTTTTGGTCCTGCCTACTTAATAAGCGTAGGATATATGGATCCTGGAAACTGGGCAACGGACCTTGCTGGAGGAAGTCAATTTGGCTATTCTTTGCTTTGGGTTTTATTGATGAGTAACATCATGGCGTTGCTTTTGCAAAGTTTAAGCGCGCGACTGGGTATTGTAACCCAACGTGATTTAGCACAGGCTTCTCGTGAAACATACTCCCCGTTTATTAACTACATTCTTTATTTCTTAGCTGAAATTGCTATTGCCGCCTGTGACTTGGCAGAAGTTTTAGGAATGGCCATTGGTATTAATTTACTATTCGACATTCCGCTGATTGAAGGCGTAATGATTACCGTTTTAGATACTTTTTTGTTATTATTTCTAATCAACAAAGGCATCCGAAAAATGGAAGCGTTCATTATCGCTTTGGTATTGGTCATTGGGGTTTCGTTCATATTCGAAATGATTTTTGCACAACCAGAAATGGATAAGGTACTTCTAGGTTTAATACCTTCCATGCCTAATGAAACGGCTTTATATATTGCTATCGGGATTATTGGGGCGACAGTTATGCCACATAATTTATATTTACATTCCTCATTAGTACAAACCAGAAAATTTGATCGAACTACTGAAGGCATCAAGCAAGCCTTAAAATACAATTTCATCGATTCAACCATTGCCTTAAACCTTGCTTTTTTTGTCAACGCCGCCATTTTAATTTTGGCTGCAGCCACATTTTACAAAATAGGAATGCATGAAGTAGCCGAAATTCAAGATGCGCATCGCTTTTTGCAACCACTTCTAGGAACTAAATGGGCACCCATTTTATTTGCCGTTGCACTTATCGCTGCTGGACAAAGCTCCACAGTTACAGGAACATTAGCAGGACAAATCATCATGGAAGGCTATTTGAATTTAAGAATCCAGCCGTGGGTACGTAGAATCATAACCCGATTAATTGCGATAGTTCCAGCCGTTATTGTCATTTCTATTTTTGGCGAAGGTGTTACAGGAAAATTGCTGATTTTTAGTCAGGTGATCTTGAGTTTACAATTGGGGTTTGCCATCATTCCATTAATTCATTTTGTGAGTGACAAATCAAAAATGAAAGGGTTTCACATTGGAATATGGACCCAAATTGCCTCTTGGATCGTAGCCTCAATTATCGTGGTGCTGAACGCAAAATTAGTTTTGGATGAAATAAGTGGCTGGCTTGAAACTTCAGATAACCCAATGATATTGTGGTTAACAGTAGTTCCATTAGCAATAAGTTTCTTAATTTTGTTGCTGTTCATTGTGTTTAAACCTTTAATTACCAAATCCAAAACTGCATTCCACAATCATTCTCCGCACAACTTAAAACTCCGTTTTTCTAAATCAGAAACGTATGATAAAAAGAATATTGCTGTTTCAGTAGATTTCTCGAGTGCCGATGAAGTGGCTTTAAATAGTGCTTTTGAATTAGGCGGAATTGCGGCCAACTATACATTAATTCATGTTGTTGAAACCGTTGGAGCGCTCATTTATGGAGAACATATTGACGATCACGAAACTTTGGTAGATGAAAAATTATTGAAAGAATACCAAGAAATGCTATCTGAAAAAGGATTCAAAGTCAGTATTCAGTTGGGCTTTGGTAAACCAAACAAAGTGATACCAGAAATCATTAATAAAGGAAATTTTGACGTTTTGGTGATGGGAACGCATGGACACACAGGATTCAAAGATTTGATTTTTGGAACTACAGTCGATAAATTGAGACATAAAATTTCCATTCCTTTATATATCGTTAAAAATTAA